Proteins encoded within one genomic window of Setaria italica strain Yugu1 chromosome IV, Setaria_italica_v2.0, whole genome shotgun sequence:
- the LOC101763518 gene encoding zingipain-2: protein MRSPRSAAPAAALLALTVALSASVAIAVAAPLERADEEVRRLYEAWRSEHVRPRCNCDRAREEDRLRLEVFRANLRYIDAHNAEADAGLHTFRLGLTPFADLTLEEFIRRALGFRNATAAPRAPSTRYLPRAGDDLPDAVDWRLQGAVTEVKNQQQCGGCWAFSAVAAMEGINKIVTGNLVSLSEQELIDCDSQDSGCNGGDMGNAFQFVINNGGIDTEADYPFIGTDATCDAIRENKKVVSIDSYEMVPPNNEKALQKAVANQPVSVAINAASPAFQHYISGIFNGICGLKLDHGVTAVGYGSEDGEDFWIVKNSWGPGWGEAGYIRMARNVFLPMGKCGIAMDASYPVKNGPNPTAKAGIVKMALA from the exons ATGCGTTCACCACGCTCCgctgcgccggccgcggcgctgcTCGCGCTCACGGTGGCACTGTCCGCGTccgtcgccatcgccgtcgcggCGCCGCTGGAGCGGGCGGacgaggaggtgcggcggctcTACGAGGCGTGGAGGTCGGAGCACGTCCGGCCGCGCTGCAACTGCGACCGGGCCCGCGAGGAGGACCGGCTGCGGCTGGAGGTGTTCCGCGCCAACCTCCGCTACATCGACGCGCACAACGCGGAGGCGGACGcggggctccacaccttccGCCTCGGCCTCACCCCCTTCGCCGACCTCACCCTGGAGGAGTTCATCCGCCGCGCCCTCGGCTTCCGCAACGCCACGGCGGCACCCCGGGCCCCGAGCACCCGCTACCTGCcccgcgccggcgacgacctCCCCGACGCCGTCGACTGGCGCCTGCAGGGCGCCGTCACCGAGGTCAAGAACCAACAGCAATGCG GTGGGTGCTGGGCGTTCTCGGCGGTGGCAGCCATGGAGGGGATCAACAAGATCGTGACTGGCAACCTCGTGTCGCTCTCGGAGCAGGAGTTGATTGACTGCGACAGCCAGGACAGCGGCTGCAATGGCGGAGACATGGGCAATGCTTTCCAGTTCGTGATCAACAATGGTGGGATCGACACCGAGGCCGACTACCCCTTCATCGGAACTGACGCGACTTGTGATGCCATCAGG GAAAACAAAAAGGTCGTGTCCATAGATTCATACGAGATGGTGCCACCCAACAATGAGAAGGCGTTGCAGAAGGCGGTGGCGAACCAGCCCGTTAGTGTCGCCATTAACGCAGCCAGCCCTGCATTCCAGCACTATATCTCG GGCATCTTCAACGGGATATGTGGGCTGAAGCTGGACCACGGCGTGACGGCGGTGGGCTACGGCagcgaggacggcgaggactTCTGGATCGTGAAGAACTCGTGGGGCCCCGGGTGGGGTGAGGCCGGCTACATCCGCATGGCGCGCAACGTGTTCTTGCCCATGGGCAAGTGCGGCATCGCCATGGACGCGTCGTACCCGGTGAAGAATGGCCCCAACCCGACGGCCAAGGCTGGGATTGTTAAGATGGCTCTTGCCTAG
- the LOC101762707 gene encoding EH domain-containing protein 1 has product MEIGQYPASGCSKEHQKIYQEWFALADSDGDGRITGPDAIKFFGMSKLSRPDLKQVWAIADSRRQGYLGFPEFVAAMQLVSLAQAGNEITQDSLKRDDLSSLNPPVMEGLDALLAKSKHVVKRVDPEMDGFPQEQSPLTNKWFSSKSSKKIPLTAVTSVIDGLKKLYIEKLKPLEVTYKFNDFVSPLLTSSDFDAKPMVMLLGQYSTGKTTFIKHLLRTSYPGAHIGPEPTTDRFVVVMSGSDERTIPGNTIAVQADMPFSGLTTFGTAFLSKFECSQMRHPLLEHITFVDTPGVLSGEKQRTQRSYDFTGVTSWFAAKCDLILLLFDPHKLDISDEFKRVIGSLRGHDDKIRVVLNKADQVDTQQLMRVYGALMWSLGKVLNTPEVSRVYIGSFNDKPVNESAVGPLGKELFEREQDDLLSDLKDIPKKACDRRINEFVKRARAAKIHAYIIGHLKKEMPTMMGKAKAQQRLIDNLQDEFAKVQREYHLPAGDFPYVEHFKEVLSGYSFDKFEKVKPKMIQAVDDMLGYDIPELLKNFRNPYE; this is encoded by the exons ATGGAGATCGGGCAGTACCCCGCGAGCGGCTGCTCCAAGGAGCACCAGAAGATCTACCAGGAGTGGTTCGCGCTCGCGGACTCAG ATGGGGATGGCCGCATCACGGGCCCCGACGCCATCAAGTTCTTCGGCATGTCCAAGCTCTCCCGCCCCGACCTCAAGCAG GTCTGGGCTATCGCGGACTCCAGGCGGCAGGGGTACCTGGGTTTCCCCGAATTCGTCGCGGCAATGCAG CTAGTCTCTTTGGCGCAAGCGGGGAATGAGATCACTCAGGATAGCCTTAAGCGCGATG ATTTGAGCAGTTTGAATCCACCTGTGATGGAAGGTTTGGATGCTCTACTCGCG AAATCTAAGCATGTGGTGAAGCGGGTTGATCCGGAAATGGATG GATTTCCTCAGGAACAATCACCTTTAACAAACAAATGGTTCAGCTCAAAGTCATCAAAGAAG ATACCGCTGACAGCTGTTACTTCTGTCATTGATGGCttgaaaaaattatatatcgAAAAGCTGAAGCCTTTGGAAGTTACATACAAATTCAATGATTTTGTTTCCCCTTTGCTG acgAGTAGTGATTTTGATGCAAAGCCAATGGTTATGCTCTTAGGTCAATATTCTACTGGTAAAACAACTTTTATCAAGCATCTGCTAAGAACAAGCTATCCAG GTGCCCATATTGGACCAGAGCCAACAACGGACAGATTTGTTGTTGTCATG TCAGGATCTGACGAAAGGACTATTCCTGGGAATACTATTGCTGTTCAAGCCGACATGCCTTTTAGTGGTCTTACAACATTTGGGACTGCATTTTTATCCAAGTTTGAGTGCTCTCAGATGCGACATCCA CTGCTAGAGCATATCACATTTGTCGACACACCTGGTGTTCTTTCTGGTGAGAAGCAACGCACACAACGTAGCTATGATTTCACTGGTGTGACATCATGGTTTGCTGCGAAGTGTGATCTTATTCTTCTTCTGTTTGATCCTCATAAGCTTGATATCAGTGATGAGTTCAAACGTGTCATCGGATCTTTACGTGGGCATGATGATAAAATACGTGTAGTTTTGAACAAAGCTGATCAAGTAGACACTCAACAG CTTATGAGAGTTTATGGTGCATTGATGTGGTCTCTTGGCAAAGTATTGAATACACCTGAGGTTTCACGTGTTTATATTGG GTCATTCAATGACAAACCAGTAAATGAATCAGCTGTTGGTCCACTTGGAAAGGAACTATTTGAGAGAGAGCAAGATGATCTCCTTTCTGATCTCAAAGATATCcccaagaaagcatgtgatcgTCGG ATCAATGAATTTGTTAAACGTGCTAGAGCTGCTAAGATCCATGCTTATATAATTGGCCATCTAAAGAAGGAGATGCCTACAATGATGGGCAAAGCAAAAGCCCAACAACGACTCATAGACAATTTGCAGGATGAGTTTGCAAAG GTGCAACGGGAATACCATCTTCCGGCAGGGGATTTCCCTTATGTGGAGCACTTCAAAGAGGTCTTGAGCGGGTATAGCTTCGACAAGTTTGAGAAAGTCAAGCCCAAGATGATACAGGCGGTGGATGATATGCTTGGATATGACATTccagaacttctcaagaacttcAGGAATCCCTACGAGTGA
- the LOC101763114 gene encoding probable glucuronosyltransferase Os06g0687900: MMKSLLPQSQLRRSSAAAARSAGGGGAAGGGDGAAGADGGGAGSRAPASSTFWFLLHTFCCLLSLYLGFRFSRLLFFLLFSTTALYHATTSSSSAAVLRATTTTTTTTTTTTTTTNTFTLSFAAANPPPSNPANRTALEAAAAAEGNPQSHVVVGRHGIRIRPWPHPDPVEVMRAHRIMERVQEEQRRWYGVKEPRQVLVVTPTYSRAFQALHLTGLLHSLRNVPYPLTWIVVEAGGTTNATASLLARSGLTFVHIPFPDRMPHDWADRHATENRMRLHALRVIRERKMDGVVVFADDSNVHSMELFDEVQKVQWMGAVSVGILAHTGAAEQPRLSEEDKQNMPLPVQGPACNSSGHLAGWHTFNSLPFSGKTATVVGEAAPVLPRGLEWAGFVLNSRMLWKEAEGKPDWVKDLDAVGENGEEIENPLTLLNDPSSVEPLGNCGKKVLLWWLRVEARADSKFPQGWVIEPPLDIVVPAKRTPWPETTNELPSELLNDKKDQEDRRLSRANKSSRPRSTTKRKGDLQGQEN, encoded by the exons ATGATGAAGTCGCTGCTGCCGCAGAGCCAGCTGCGgcggtcgtcggcggcggccgcgcggtcggctgggggcggcggcgccgcggggggAGGAGACGGGGCCGCgggggccgacggcggcggcgccgggtccCGGGCGCCCGCGTCGTCCACCTTCTGGTTCCTGCTCCACACGTTCTGCTGCCTCCTCTCGCTCTACCTCGGCTTCCGCTTCTCCcggctcctcttcttcctgctcTTCTCCACCACCGCGCTCTACCACGCCaccacctcttcctcctccgcggcggtcctgcgcgccaccaccaccacgacaaccacgacgacgacgaccaccaccaccaccaacacctTCACGCTCTCCTTCGCCGCCGCGAACCCTCCCCCGTCCAACCCCGCCAACCGCACCGCGctggaggcggccgcggcggcggaggggaacCCGCAGAGCCATGTGGTGGTGGGGCGGCACGGGATTCGGATCCGGCCGTGGCCGCACCCCGACCCCGTCGAGGTGATGCGGGCGCACCGAATCATGGAGCGCGTGCAGGAGGAGCAGCGCCGCTGGTACGGCGTCAAGGAGCCCAGGCAGGTGCTCGTCGTCACCCCGACCTACTCCCGCGCGTTCCAGGCGCTCCACCTCACCGGCCTCCTCCACTCCCTCCGCAACGTGCCATACCCGCTCACCTGGATCGTCGTCGAGGCAGGCGGCACCACCAACGCCACGGCGTCCCTACTTGCGCGCTCCGGCCTCACCTTCGTCCACATCCCCTTCCCTGACCGCATGCCCCATGACTGGGCGGACCGCCATGCCACTGAGAACCGGATGCGCCTCCATGCCCTACG GGTGATTCGGGAGAGGAAGATGGATGGCGTAGTTGTATTTGCGGATGACAGCAATGTCCATAGCATGGAGCTGTTCGATGAGGTGCAGAAGGTCCAGTGGATGGGCGCCGTGTCCGTTGGAATCCTTGCACACACTGGAGCGGCAGAACAACCACGCCTCAGCGAGGAGGACAAGCAGAATATGCCTCTTCCAGTCCAGGGCCCAGCTTGTAACTCCTCTGGGCATCTCGCTGGATGGCACACATTCAACTCATTGCCGTTTTCTGGGAAGACTGCCACAGTGGTTGGCGAGGCAGCCCCTGTTCTGCCCAGGGGTTTAGAGTGGGCTGGCTTTGTGTTGAACTCGAGAATGCTGTGGAAGGAGGCAGAGGGCAAGCCTGACTGGGTGAAGGATCTTGATGCTGTGGGTGAGAATGGAGAGGAGATTGAGAACCCACTTACTCTGTTGAATGATCCGTCCTCTGTTGAGCCACTAGGAAACTGTGGGAAGAAGGTCCTACTGTGGTGGCTTCGTGTTGAAGCACGGGCTGATAGCAAGTTTCCTCAGgg GTGGGTGATAGAGCCACCTTTGGACATCGTTGTTCCTGCAAAACGCACTCCGTGGCCTGAAACCACCAATGAGCTTCCATCCGAGTTGTTGAATGACAAGAAAGACCAGGAGGACAGGCGGTTGTCAAGAGCCAACAAATCATCTCGGCCCCGAAGCACCACAAAACGGAAGGGTGACCTTCAAGGACAAGAGAACTGA